The segment GATGACCTGTTCGATGAATGTCACAAATACGGCATTGAGCCGCTGGTGACCCTCTCCCACTACGAAACGCCGCTGCACTTGTCGAAGCAGTATGACGGCTGGGTCAACCGGCAATTAGTCGGCTTCTACGAACGGTATGCCAGAACGGTATTCACCCGCTACAAGGATAAAGTGAAGTACTGGCTGACCTTCAACGAGATTAACTCCATCCTGCACGAACCGTTTATGAGCGGCGGGATCTATACACCGAAGGACAAGCTGAGCAAACAGGATCTGTATCAGGCGATTCATCATGAGCTGGTAGCCAGTGCTACTGCGGTCAAGATTGGACATGAGATCAACCCCCAGGCCCAGATCGGCTGTATGATCCTCAGCATGCCAACCTACCCGCTGACACCTAACCCGGACGATGTGATTGCAGCGATGAAGTCGGAGCATATGAACTACTTCTTCGGGGATGTTCATGCCAGAGGCGTATATCCCGGCTACATGAAACGTTATTTCAGAGAGCACGGCATTGAGATTCACATGGAGCCCGGAGATGCAGAAATCCTCAAGCACACCGTAGATTTCATTTCTTTCAGCTACTATGTGAGCATCTGTGAGACGGGAGACCGCAGCAAACGCACCCAGGAAGGCAACCTGATCGGCGGCGCGCCTAACCCATACCTGAAGGCTTCCGAATGGGGCTGGCAGATTGACCCGCAGGGCCTGCGCTATGTGCTGAATATGTTCTATGACCGTTACCAGAAGCCGTTGTTCATTGTAGAGAACGGACTCGGGGCCAAGGATGAGCTGATCACCGGTGAAGACGGCGTGCCGACCGTTAATGACGACTACCGGATTGAGTACCTGAACGACCATCTGGTGCAGGTGGGCGAAGCCATCGAGGACGGCGTTGAAGTCATGGGCTACACCTCTTGGGGCTGTATTGACCTGGTCAGTGCGTCAACCGCTGAACTAAGTAAACGCTACGGCTTCATCTACGTAGACCGCCACGACGACAATACAGGAACACTGGAGCGCTACCGCAAGAAATCCTTCCACTGGTATAAGGATGTTATTGCTACCAATGGACAGAGCCTGCGTCGCTCAGGCGAATAGAATAGCCAGACAATACAGGTTGTCCCGAAAAGCCATAAAAAGCTGATTGGGACAGCCTTTTTTTTAAAATTGTAGGAATGGTAGCGACAGCGCCCCATTCCGCCGTTCTTTGCCTGCCCCCTCCCCCCAATAACTGAAGATATCAATTTCAGTTGAATAAGCCATTAACAAAAAGCTGGGAAGGAGCGGAGGGGAAATTTGGAACTGTAGGAGCGATAGCGACCGCCTTTATGTTTGGATTTCTACCGCGCCCAGCGGGTTCAATCAGGAAATCCAAACATAACAGCGGCCGAAAGTCCAAATGTTCACCGCAGTCGACGAGTTTAAGCTTTGTGTTACTACCCTTCCATCTCAGATTTATATCTTCAGTCAGCTCCTTTACCATTTTGAAACTAATTGCCCGAAAGGTTAGGATATACTAGCCACAGATGAATCCTAAGGAGCGTAACTGCAATGAACAAATATACCTTCGGCCTCAGCAGCCTCTTATTCTTAAGCCTGATCGCCTCCGGCTGTGGTACCATGAAGACGCCAAGCGATCTGCTTCAAGCCCCGGCACAGGGGAATAGCGACGGCAATCTTACCGGAATCGTCAAATCCTTTCTACCGGCCAACGCGCATTTAACGGTTCCCATCCACTCGGAATCCGGCAGTGCGATTCAATTACAGGATCTGGACAAGGACCGGCAGGAGGAGCTTCTGGCCTTCTACAAGACAGAGAAAACCGATTACGAGATCAATACCCTCCTCCTCTCACAGCAGAACGGCAAGTGGACCAAGCTGGCTAACCTTACCGGGGTAGGCAGCGAATTGAATGAAGTGTCCTTCACAGATGTTACCGGTGACGGAGCGGAGGAGCTGCTGCTCGGATACGGCGGCGGGGAGGGCTTAAACAAAGAGCTGGCGGTCTACAGCCTAAGCGGCGGCAAGCTGACCGAGCTGCTTAAGCAGCCTTACGACCAGCTGGTCCTTGGCGATCTGACCGGAAGCGGGCATACCGACATTGCCTTGCTTCAGAGTACCTACACAACAGATAACATCCGTGAGACCCATCTCCTGTTGCTCCGGCTCAAGGACGGTACGCTGCAAACCTTATCTGACCAGAAGCTCGATGGTAATGTCATCGAAGCCCAGTTCGGCAAGGCGTCCCCTACCCGGGACGCAATCGTCATCGATGCCGCCATTGGCGCACATGCTTCCTATACTTCACTGCTAACTTGGGAAAAAGACAGGTTTACTGATATACTGGCAACAGATGATTATCAGCGTACCGCGCTCGCTGCAAGCAAGGATCTGGTGCTATCTCCGCCAGCCGTCTCTCCTGACCTGCTTGGCAGCAGCAGTATTGCAATTAAGGACTACCCGCAGTCCAGCCTGGATGTGAATAATGACGGGATCTTGGAATTCGGCTTCCTGGTGCCGCCAGCCGGTACGGAGAGCATGGCTCCCTTGGCGACCCCATTCATCACCAAATATTATCAGTGGAACGGACAGACCGGCCTGACCTTCGTGCAGGAGCAGTTCGACCGCTGGGGCTTCAACTTCCGTATTCCCAAGTCCTGGGCGGGCCAGATCCTGCTGGAGGTTCCGGGAGAATCACCCCAGCCCTGGGAGAAGCTCCAGTTCAGCTACAAGAATGCCGGGTCTGCTGTGAAGGCTCCGCTGCTGGAGCTTCGCCTGCTGACAAAGAAAGCCTGGGCTGCCGCAGAAGTCCAGCTGAAGGCTGAGAATAGAGAGTATAAGCTGCTGTATGAGCAGGGGAACTCTAACAATGACACGGAGCCTACCCTATTCGTTGCCGTAATGCCCGCAGCGGATGCCGCCGGCAAGCTGCAGGGGGCCGATCTGCAGAATTATAATCAGCTGAAGCTGACACTGGATGAAGTCGTTCAGCTGGCCGGCATACCCCAGAAGCCGCGGCAATAAGAAGGAGAGCTGTTCATGAAAGTGCTGATACTGGAAGATGAGAAGCCTATCCGTGATCTGCTGTGCATCAACCTTAAGCGGGCAGGCTTCGAGATCGCGGAGGCTTCTACCGGTGAAGAGGCGCTGCGCATTGCAAGAGAGCAGAGGGATTTTGACATCGCGATTCTCGACCTGATGCTGCCCGGACTTAGCGGGTTCGAAGTGTGCACCCTTCTGCGGACACACTTCCCCCGGCTGGGAATCATTATGCTCACCGCCAAAAGCCAGGAAATCGACAAGGTCATGGGCCTGGAATCCGGCGCAGATGACTATGTGGTCAAGCCCTTCAGTCCGGTGGAGCTGGTCGCCCGGGTGCGCTCTCTCTACCGCAGGATGTATCCGGGAGAAGCGCTGCCGCAGGAGAATCTCATCGAGCTTCCGCCTTTTACCCTAATGCTGGATGAACGGAAATTATTGAAGGACGGGCAGGATATCCCGCTGACCCCGACCGAGTTCATGATCGTTAAGCTGCTGATGGAACAGCCGAACAAGGCCATGAACCGGGATGATATTCTGACAGCCGTATGGGGGCAGTACTTCATGGGAGATCTTAAAATAGTAGATGTGAATATCAGCCGAATCCGCCAGAAGATCGGACAGGAGTCCTCCGGGCCGCAGTTCCTCGAGACCGTGTGGGGATTCGGATATATTTGGAGGGGCTAATTGTGCTGAAGGGAATCAGGTCCAGACTTATCGTCTATATTACCCTTATGCTGCTCCTGATCGTGCTGCTGCTGGAGGGAGTGTTCATCGCTGCTGTCCACTATTATTATCTGGGCAGTGCGATGGAGACATTGAATACAAGGGCCACGACTTCAGCGACCTTTTTCAATAAGTATCTGGAGAGTTATAGCTTGAATGAACGGGCGCGTTATATTCTGGAGAATCTCTCCCCTGAGGAGAGCAGTAAGGTGGAGGTGCTGAGTCCAGCCGGGCATGTGGTCATTAATTCCTTCGGCTTCTCCAGTAGAGAGCAGGTGAGTACCCCTGATGTGAGAGCAGCCCTGGCCAACGGCAAAGGAAGCTTTCAGAGCATCAAGCCAGTGAACGGGGAACGAATTATGGCAGTCTCTATCGCGCTGAAGGAGTCGGGGAGCACGATGGGCTTGCTGCGCTACTCGGTTTCAGCAGAGCCTCTATATAACGTTATTCTCAAAATTGCGCTGAATGCAGCCATCGTCGGGCTGCTCGTCATTGGATTCGGCTTCATGCTCAGCCTGATTATCGCCAAACGGATCGTAGGGCCGATCCAGCAGCTGACCGGGGTCGCCAAGGAAATGGCCACCGGTAATTTTGCCGTCCGGGCAAAGAGACGGTATGACGATGAAGTCGGCACCCTTGCGGTAACGCTGAATTATATGTCGGAGGAGATCCTCAAGAGCGAGAAGCTCAAATATGATTTCATCTCCTCCGTCACTCATGAGCTGCGGACCCCGCTTACCTCCATCAAAGGCTGGGGGGAGACCCTGCTGGTTGGTGATCTATCGGATAAACAGGAGACCCTGCAGGGTCTTGAGGTTATGACCGGGGAGACAGACCGGCTGATCGGCCTGGTGGAGGATCTGCTGGACTTCTCCAAATTCCAGGCCGGAGAGATCCGCATTGTGCGCCAGCCGTATGATCTTAGAGGCCTGCTGGAGGATCTGCTGCTGCAGTTCAGATACCGGGGGCAGACGAAGCAGATCCGCCTCTACGCCGATCTTCCCGATCAGCCGCTGCCGGTGGACGGTGATTTTAACCGGTTGAAGCAGGTGTTTGTCAATTTGCTGGATAATGCCTTCAAGTTCACCCCTGCGGAGGGCGAGGTCCGCCTTACAGCCGTACTCGAAGGCGAGCGGATACTCGTCACAGTCGCCGACAACGGCGAAGGTATCGAGACTGAGGATCTGGCACAGCTTGGCACCAAATTCTTCAAAGGCCGCTCCCGCCAGTCCGGAAGCGGCCTGGGCCTCGCCATCTGCAAAGAAATTATCGAGCTGCATGACGGGCAGCTGCGAATCGAGAGCGAATTCACCAAGGGAACCACAGTAATTGTAGAGCTGCCGCGTTACGAGGTGGAGCAGCATTTTGCCTCACCAGTGTAGCTCTAGCTCTGTATCCCGCTGTGCTTCTATTACTCTACCCGGGCTTGTCCGCTCCCTCGCGCGATTTCCACAACTGGCTTAGTCTCTATAGAGACGTTACCGGCCACGGCTCTGGAGATCATACAGGATTCTTCAGCCTTATGTGCCAGCCGCTCTGCCATCTTCAGCTGCGCCGGTGCCGCACCAGCCTGGAGCACAATGCTAGGCTTGTGAACAATCTTTTCGTACGTGAACACATTATTCGTGACATCTACTGTCGCTTCAGACGCCAGGGTCAGCTCCTCTGGAACAATCTCCGAACGCTCCAGCATTGCGGCCAGGGTAATCAGGTAACAGGTCGCTGCTGCACCCAGCAGCATCTCATCCGGGTTCGTGCCGGTTCCCGGTCCGCCCATCTCCTGCGGAATCGATATAACCGTCCGCAGTCCGCCCGCATCAATATGCCCTTCGCTGTTCCGTCCTCCATTCCATACCGCCTTCAGGTGAAAAGGATGCTTCATCTCACTCCGTCCTTTCTTTTCTTCATATCAAATAAGTACTATTATCTTGTGTCACTCCTGGGGCTAGATACGCCCGATCCGTCTGGTCTCCAGCCGCTGGTCTGCCTGCCTATACACATGGCAAGTCATCTCCGTCAGATTCACCAGCCCAAGCGACCTTTCTTCAAGTATCGGGTAGGTATTAGACCCCAGATCGCAGTTCATCCTGACGCCGTCACCATAGATCCGTTCAACCGGCGTATGCCCGTGAATCACCGGCCTGCCATTCGTTAAGGCCAGGAGCGCTTCACGCGGCTGGCGGTAGAATTCATATTCTGTCATCCATAGAATCTCCCGGCTCTGCTCCTCCAGAGTCTGCTCTGTATACAGTCCGGCATGTGTATATACATATTCATCATCCTCAAAATACAGCGGCAAAGAATAGGCCCATTCCATCAGCTCCTGCCGTTGTTCCGGGTCGGGATAAGCCTGCTTCAGGCTCGCCAGCGTCTCGCGCCCGCCATGGCTCAGCCAAAGCTTGTCTCCGCTTTTTATATAATCCCCCATCATTTCTTCATGATTGCCAATCAGCGCATGGACCTGGCCCGGATGCCGCTCTGTAAGCTGCTTAAGGTAAACAAGCACTCCGGCCGAGTCCTTGCCCCGGTTGATCATATCTCCGCCGATGACCAGCTGGTCCTGCGCCCAGTTCATTCCAGAGTGCCGGAGCAGAAGCTCCAGACCCGTCTTATCGCCATGGATATCCGTTATGAAGAATTTGCGCATGAACTCCCTCCTTCTACAGCATCCAGTCTATCTTTATTGCAGTTTAATCTCGTCAAAAAGCCCAGTCTGCGGATCAGGCTGATCCAGGTGTCCAGCCTCGTTCGCTGGACCGCTTCCGCCCAGATATTTAGCAAAGAGCACCTCGATCTGGGCCATAGTGGCCGGCTTTGCGGAATCCTGCAGTTCATATCCGAGCTGGCCGTTGGGCTCAATCGTCGCTGTTTTGACATCGCTGAGCCTGGAGATGCCCTGTCCCCGCAGGCTCATCTCCAGCTCATCGACGGTTAATCTCAGCTTCCGCAGATTCTTAGGCTGAAGCTGTCCCTCCGCAATAACAATAACCGCAGGCCCCTTGATCAGCCGCTCCAGAGCACCCCAGCGGACCTGCAGCCATTCCACTACAATTAACACTATGATGAATACGGCTGCTGCAACTATGGTAATCAGAATACTATGATCGGCGATCGGCTGCACAATAATCGTCCCAATTGAGATCATGGCGATCGTCGTAGGAATCGTCATCTGCGAGATCGATTTGCGGCCGGCCAGCCGCAGCACCAGCATCCCGACAATGATCAGCACCAGCGCCTTCCAGATTTCGCTCCAGATTTCATGCATCGCTCCGTCTCCTTTTGATAGTAGATAGGCTAGCTTTTGTCTTACAGGAGGCGAATATGCATCTCTAGAGAATCGGAGCCCGGCACACGCCCGCCGGAATCCCCAACCGGTTGTAATGCTGTTTGATGTTGACAAGCGCATGGCCGCTGAACACCTGCGCCACTATGTCCTCCAAAGGTCCAGCCTCCACCTGCTCCTTCCGCAGCAGACGCTCCACCGCGCTCTTGATCTCCAAGGGGTACAGATTTCCGGCCACACTGGAGAGACCATTGCAAGGGCCTGCGGCGAAATTCTCCACAAGCCTCATATCCCCTGCTGCAAAAAGAATGAACCCCTCCGGATACTCTACTCCCACATGCCGCTGCAAATCGCCTGTTTCTTTGTAGCCTACAATATTCGGGTGGCGGCGGATTAACGTGTACAGCGACTCCGGCGCCAGATCGAATCCGGTCCGGCCGGGATTATTATACAGCGCTACCGGCTTGCTCGTATGGCTAAGCAACTCCTCCACATAAGCAACCGCCTGTTGCTGCGTAGGCCGGATGTATGGCGGGAAGCCAATCATAATGGCATCGATTACCGATGTCTCCAGCGCCTGAACCAGCGTTACCGCGTCCCGGGTTCTGATGGCAGAAGCCCCGAACACCAGCTCTATCCCCTGGAAGCGCTGCTGATTGAAGTACTCAATGATCTCCAATTCTCTCTCCGATACTCAGCGAATGCTGCTCGCCAGTGCTTCCCGAGATCAGCAGCGATTCGATACCGTTCTGCTTCTGGTAGGCGACAATGGCTTCGAATCCTTCTACATTCAGACCCTCATCACTGTGAAAAGGTGTAGGGATCGCTACATTTAATCTTTTCATATTACACTCCTTTTGGAATAGACCTCGCATCTTCTAACTCCAATGTAACAAAAAATCCTGATGAATCAAGAAATACTTGATCATCAGGATAAATTCAGTTCTATAGCAACACGGCTTCCCGCTTACTTAGCCTTACCGGCAGGCTCATAGATCAGACAACGCAGCTGTTTACCCGGATAGCGTAATTCCGCATTATATTTGCTGCCGTCTTCCAGCAACACATCCACGGCCACCATCCCGCGTTTATTGTTTACCTTGGTGTTCGTCAGATACGCCTTCACTATCTTTCTTTTCTCTCCCTGCTTGTCCTTAACAATCCGGGTAGCTTCCTTTATCCAGCTGTCATCCTTCTTCATGGCAGCCGCTGCTGCCGCGTCGATCGGGGTTCTTTTTATAATAGAGTTAAAAGCTGTTGTATCTACCACCACCCCGGTGTCAGGATCGATCTGTACACTATATTGCCAGTATTCCTGACCTTGTCCAAGCAGAGTAAGCGACTTATATGGTGCAGAATGAACCGACCAAAATGAGGGGATGCCATAACCCGGTTCATGCAGCATAACATTTGTTTGCAGCTTGGAGATATCGGCATCGAACAGCTTGCGCACACTTTCAGCCGCCCGTGCCTGTACTTCAGTCTTGCTGAATTTCTCCGGTACGGCCACGGCAGGAGCAGTTATATTACGTTTGGATGACAGAAGATTAAGCCGGTAGTACCAGTCAATCATTTGCAGCAGCTCTTCATCCGTCCAGGTGCGCTCCGGTTGATGATACGTATTGGTCTTTATATCGAGATACAATTCTCCTTGACCCGCCTCTAGCGGCAAAGGCTTCTGCGGCCGCACACCATCATATACATACTTATCCTCCAGCACCCGCCTGCGGTTAATCTCCGCATCGCTCATCGCCCGGCCTGAAATATGGGGATCGCCTGGGAGCTCTAGATAGTCGTAGATTTGCTGGATTTGTTCCTCTGTCATCTGCTTCAGCAGCAGATCATCATTCACGGTAGATACCGGCACGGGTGCCTCCACCTTCAGTACAGGAACATCGCTTCCTGCCGGACTTGCCTTAGCACTGACCTGAGCTGCCGTACTGTACTTCGCGACGACTGCTGAGTTCGCCAGACTGGGGACAAGGAGTCCGCTGAATGCGAACATACCGCCTGAGCATAGGACAACTGCCATAGTAACAGACCACTTTTTCTTGTTCAATTGTATTACCTCCATCAGGATTCAGGATATTAACTCTATCCATAGCTTAATCCCGGGATATTATAGAGTAGAGGAGCAGTTGTTATGGAGTTGTAAAATAGCTTCACACAGTAGAGCTTAAAAAAAGCCGGATGCTCGTCCCCTCACCCGGAGCAGATAGCAGCTCAATTCTGGCATGATGCGCTTCAGCAATCTGGCGGCATAGAGAGAGACCCAGACCTGCATGGCCATAGGACCGCGAACGTGAAGGATCTGCACGGTAGAACGGCTCAAATGCCCGCCTGCTCTGCTCTTCTGTCAATCCACTCCCGCTGTCCTGTACTTCAAGCACCCCTGCTCCGTCCTGCTGATAGGCCAGCACACGGATCGTATGCCCTGGCCGGGACACCGGAATCGCATTCTCGATCAGATTCACCAGCAAAGCTGCCAGAAGATCAGCATCTCCCCATACGGCAGGAATGGAGCTATTCAGCTCCAGCAGTAATCCGTTATCTGTTACCCTCTGCTGTTCGGTCTGGGCCACTGTGTCGAATAGCGAAGCCACGTCTACCTCTGCCAGCATCAGCGGCTGATGCCGCAGAACGGACAGATCCAGCAGTTTGAAGGCCAGATTCTTCAGCCTCACGGTCTCACTAAGAATATAATGGCCCGCCTTGACCTGATCCTCCTGATCTATGTTAGCTGTGGTCAGCAGCTCCGCGAATCCCTGTATACTGGTCAGCGGTGTCCGCAGCTCATGAGCCAGATTATCGACCATCCGCTGCTTATCCTCAGCCATGCCTGCGAGATCGCTCATCCGCTGCTCGATCACTGAAGCCATTCGGTTGAAGTTTACGGCCAGCTCCCCGAATTCATCCCTGCTGTTCAGCTCCACACGGTTGGAATAATCGCCTTCGGCTATCGTCTTCGTTGTCTCCGACAACAGCTTGAGCGGCTTGGTCAGATGCCGGATCAGAAGATAGAGCAACCCCACGAGGAGCGGACCGACAATCCAGTTAATCATCACAAAAAAACGGTTAAGCTCCTCCTGCTGAGCGTACAGCCCGCTGATATCGCGCTTGTATACCAGCTCCAAATGTTGATAGGGAGCAGGGAGCGGCATCGCTAACGTCATGATATGTTCTTCCTGTGCTGCACGCTGTTCTTTCTCACCAGGATAGAGCAGCAGTCCATCATCCCGCAGCTCCAGCTCTATCCCCTGCTTACGGTAGTGTTCTCCATAGGACTTAGCCACACTGACCAGCAGTGCCGGGGTAAGAGAGACGCCTCTTGCCCGAATGGAATCCAGATTCTCATAGATATTATTCGTAATTAGCAGCTGTTCGCTGGCCGCACGTTTGCTCTCACTGGCCATGTTCAGCTGCCAGCTTTTTTTCATTACCATCACGACACTTACATCAAGTGCCGCTATAAACAGCACCAGGACAGCAAGGAGAATCTTATGCCAGAACCGCATGGCTAGACCTGAACTTCCAGCCGGTAGCCCAGCTTGAACACGGTTTTGATCTGTTCTTCCCAGCCCAGCTTTTTGCGCAGCTGCCGGATATGTACATCCACGGTACGGGTATCACCGGCATAATCATAGCCCCAAGCCAGCTCCAGCAGCTTCTCTCTGGAAAGAGCAATATTCCGGTTGCGAATCAACACTTCAAGCAGCTCGAATTCTCTGGCCGTCAGATCCACCAGCAGCTGTTCCACCCACACCTGACGCTCCTTGAACCGGACTTCAACCTCATCGCATACAAAAGCAGAGGCAGCCTGCTCATTCCTCCGCAGCACAACATTAATCCGGGCCAGCAGCTCCAGAATCTCAAAGGGCTTGATAATATAATCATCCGCACCCAGCTCGAAGCCCCTGATCCGGTCTGAGAGTGCATTCCGGGCCGTAATCAGAATGACCGGAATTTTAAGCGGAGCAATCTGCTGCATCACCCCGAACCCGTCCAGACCGGGAAGCATGACATCCAGCAGGACGAGATCCGCCCGTTCCTTCTCCAGCAATTCCGCAACCTCTGAGCCGGTATAGGCTTTGGAATACGTATGTCCCACCAGCTTAAGGTTCATAGTTATTAAATCATTAATCGCCTGTTCATCCTCAACAACAAGTATATGAGCCATCTATCGAATATCCTCCTAACTCTGTAGCCACAGGGTACCCGTACACAGGTAACCTAATCTTAATCATACCAGATTCCAGAGCATCCATAACCTATAAGCCGAACCTGACCTTACACACCCGCCTGCTAAAAAATCCC is part of the Paenibacillus sp. FSL M7-0420 genome and harbors:
- a CDS encoding glycoside hydrolase family 1 protein is translated as MSTPFPEGFLWGGAVAANQLEGAYNEDGKGLSTQDVAPQGIKGPITEVPTEDNMKLVGIDFYHRYKEDVKLFAEMGFKVFRTSIAWSRIFPNGDELEPNEQGLQFYDDLFDECHKYGIEPLVTLSHYETPLHLSKQYDGWVNRQLVGFYERYARTVFTRYKDKVKYWLTFNEINSILHEPFMSGGIYTPKDKLSKQDLYQAIHHELVASATAVKIGHEINPQAQIGCMILSMPTYPLTPNPDDVIAAMKSEHMNYFFGDVHARGVYPGYMKRYFREHGIEIHMEPGDAEILKHTVDFISFSYYVSICETGDRSKRTQEGNLIGGAPNPYLKASEWGWQIDPQGLRYVLNMFYDRYQKPLFIVENGLGAKDELITGEDGVPTVNDDYRIEYLNDHLVQVGEAIEDGVEVMGYTSWGCIDLVSASTAELSKRYGFIYVDRHDDNTGTLERYRKKSFHWYKDVIATNGQSLRRSGE
- a CDS encoding response regulator transcription factor, with protein sequence MKVLILEDEKPIRDLLCINLKRAGFEIAEASTGEEALRIAREQRDFDIAILDLMLPGLSGFEVCTLLRTHFPRLGIIMLTAKSQEIDKVMGLESGADDYVVKPFSPVELVARVRSLYRRMYPGEALPQENLIELPPFTLMLDERKLLKDGQDIPLTPTEFMIVKLLMEQPNKAMNRDDILTAVWGQYFMGDLKIVDVNISRIRQKIGQESSGPQFLETVWGFGYIWRG
- a CDS encoding sensor histidine kinase → MLKGIRSRLIVYITLMLLLIVLLLEGVFIAAVHYYYLGSAMETLNTRATTSATFFNKYLESYSLNERARYILENLSPEESSKVEVLSPAGHVVINSFGFSSREQVSTPDVRAALANGKGSFQSIKPVNGERIMAVSIALKESGSTMGLLRYSVSAEPLYNVILKIALNAAIVGLLVIGFGFMLSLIIAKRIVGPIQQLTGVAKEMATGNFAVRAKRRYDDEVGTLAVTLNYMSEEILKSEKLKYDFISSVTHELRTPLTSIKGWGETLLVGDLSDKQETLQGLEVMTGETDRLIGLVEDLLDFSKFQAGEIRIVRQPYDLRGLLEDLLLQFRYRGQTKQIRLYADLPDQPLPVDGDFNRLKQVFVNLLDNAFKFTPAEGEVRLTAVLEGERILVTVADNGEGIETEDLAQLGTKFFKGRSRQSGSGLGLAICKEIIELHDGQLRIESEFTKGTTVIVELPRYEVEQHFASPV
- a CDS encoding OsmC family protein: MKHPFHLKAVWNGGRNSEGHIDAGGLRTVISIPQEMGGPGTGTNPDEMLLGAAATCYLITLAAMLERSEIVPEELTLASEATVDVTNNVFTYEKIVHKPSIVLQAGAAPAQLKMAERLAHKAEESCMISRAVAGNVSIETKPVVEIARGSGQARVE
- a CDS encoding metallophosphoesterase; its protein translation is MRKFFITDIHGDKTGLELLLRHSGMNWAQDQLVIGGDMINRGKDSAGVLVYLKQLTERHPGQVHALIGNHEEMMGDYIKSGDKLWLSHGGRETLASLKQAYPDPEQRQELMEWAYSLPLYFEDDEYVYTHAGLYTEQTLEEQSREILWMTEYEFYRQPREALLALTNGRPVIHGHTPVERIYGDGVRMNCDLGSNTYPILEERSLGLVNLTEMTCHVYRQADQRLETRRIGRI
- a CDS encoding DUF421 domain-containing protein; the protein is MHEIWSEIWKALVLIIVGMLVLRLAGRKSISQMTIPTTIAMISIGTIIVQPIADHSILITIVAAAVFIIVLIVVEWLQVRWGALERLIKGPAVIVIAEGQLQPKNLRKLRLTVDELEMSLRGQGISRLSDVKTATIEPNGQLGYELQDSAKPATMAQIEVLFAKYLGGSGPANEAGHLDQPDPQTGLFDEIKLQ
- a CDS encoding dihydrodipicolinate synthase family protein; amino-acid sequence: MEIIEYFNQQRFQGIELVFGASAIRTRDAVTLVQALETSVIDAIMIGFPPYIRPTQQQAVAYVEELLSHTSKPVALYNNPGRTGFDLAPESLYTLIRRHPNIVGYKETGDLQRHVGVEYPEGFILFAAGDMRLVENFAAGPCNGLSSVAGNLYPLEIKSAVERLLRKEQVEAGPLEDIVAQVFSGHALVNIKQHYNRLGIPAGVCRAPIL
- a CDS encoding dihydrodipicolinate synthase family protein, which codes for MKRLNVAIPTPFHSDEGLNVEGFEAIVAYQKQNGIESLLISGSTGEQHSLSIGERIGDH
- a CDS encoding HAMP domain-containing sensor histidine kinase, translating into MRFWHKILLAVLVLFIAALDVSVVMVMKKSWQLNMASESKRAASEQLLITNNIYENLDSIRARGVSLTPALLVSVAKSYGEHYRKQGIELELRDDGLLLYPGEKEQRAAQEEHIMTLAMPLPAPYQHLELVYKRDISGLYAQQEELNRFFVMINWIVGPLLVGLLYLLIRHLTKPLKLLSETTKTIAEGDYSNRVELNSRDEFGELAVNFNRMASVIEQRMSDLAGMAEDKQRMVDNLAHELRTPLTSIQGFAELLTTANIDQEDQVKAGHYILSETVRLKNLAFKLLDLSVLRHQPLMLAEVDVASLFDTVAQTEQQRVTDNGLLLELNSSIPAVWGDADLLAALLVNLIENAIPVSRPGHTIRVLAYQQDGAGVLEVQDSGSGLTEEQSRRAFEPFYRADPSRSRSYGHAGLGLSLCRQIAEAHHARIELLSAPGEGTSIRLFLSSTV
- a CDS encoding response regulator transcription factor; translation: MAHILVVEDEQAINDLITMNLKLVGHTYSKAYTGSEVAELLEKERADLVLLDVMLPGLDGFGVMQQIAPLKIPVILITARNALSDRIRGFELGADDYIIKPFEILELLARINVVLRRNEQAASAFVCDEVEVRFKERQVWVEQLLVDLTAREFELLEVLIRNRNIALSREKLLELAWGYDYAGDTRTVDVHIRQLRKKLGWEEQIKTVFKLGYRLEVQV